One genomic segment of Natronospira proteinivora includes these proteins:
- a CDS encoding AAA family ATPase, which produces MLKVEYAPIQSATTPRLSASEWMAAVWAVRLMLAAVPFSSGMMGRPSLGLQAARMTGIEEGLDLSQSECREPLAEAHERLLADPVSSPDEPLRNLHLLAECLGLCEAEEVVLAVGVFYEMYDWFEDVVDDALRCGNVRSAGHMISACTGLSRQVVKQAMDPAGPLYRSGLMQTNRRGATPGLATMPGLDERLWQPQSDAMELFRHRVTPGRVAELGLDDFGHMSEQVALLRDYLAKAHAAKGRNVLLHGPPGVGKTELARALGQVLGFETFEVADESRPGEPMSASERFASFELAQTALRSSGRGLILFDEIEDVFGRDLPMFAMGRKEEHSKAWVNRLLESNPVPAVWISNSIRMLDPAHLRRFDLVMEVKAPPQEHRERILRRYFRGMGVDGGWLKSVAARRDVSPAIAERAARVARTVAADDPQRARAVAEQVLTGQRGDRAKHKLRPAKPPKDFDMQCLNTRPGVSELLRLMRGGQGGRLCFCGPPGTGKTALAQYLAYRLGRPVLVKRASDLLGKYVGENEKNLANAFEQARRQKAVLVMDEVDSFLRSRAGAQAGWEVSQVNELLTQMEAFEGWFVATTNYMEALDTAALRRFDVKVSFDYLHRQQAERLFRRTLGGRRGPLSRSISERLARLRQLTPGDFAVAQRQAGLFGRALTADSLMAVLEREVAHKPGAQATGIGFLATVE; this is translated from the coding sequence ATGCTGAAAGTCGAGTATGCACCGATCCAATCGGCCACAACGCCGCGGTTGTCGGCATCGGAATGGATGGCGGCGGTCTGGGCTGTTCGCTTGATGCTGGCGGCGGTGCCGTTCAGCTCGGGCATGATGGGCCGGCCGTCGCTGGGGCTTCAGGCGGCCCGGATGACCGGGATTGAGGAAGGCCTGGATCTGTCGCAATCGGAGTGCCGTGAGCCCTTGGCTGAGGCCCATGAGCGGCTGTTGGCCGACCCCGTTTCTTCCCCGGATGAACCCCTGCGTAACCTGCATCTGCTGGCGGAGTGCCTGGGCCTGTGCGAGGCCGAAGAAGTGGTGCTGGCGGTGGGTGTGTTTTATGAGATGTACGACTGGTTTGAGGACGTGGTGGATGATGCCTTGCGTTGCGGCAACGTCCGCAGTGCCGGGCATATGATCAGTGCCTGCACGGGCCTGTCCCGCCAAGTGGTCAAGCAGGCCATGGACCCGGCCGGGCCGCTGTATCGCAGTGGTTTGATGCAGACGAACCGCCGGGGCGCCACGCCGGGCCTGGCCACCATGCCGGGGCTGGATGAACGGCTCTGGCAGCCTCAGAGCGATGCCATGGAGTTGTTCCGGCACCGGGTGACGCCGGGCCGGGTGGCGGAGCTGGGCCTGGATGATTTTGGCCACATGTCGGAGCAGGTGGCTTTGCTGCGCGATTACCTGGCCAAGGCCCATGCGGCCAAGGGCCGCAATGTGCTCCTGCATGGCCCGCCGGGGGTGGGCAAGACGGAGTTGGCCCGGGCCCTGGGCCAGGTGCTGGGTTTTGAGACCTTTGAGGTGGCGGATGAATCCCGCCCCGGGGAGCCCATGTCGGCCTCCGAGCGCTTTGCCAGTTTCGAGTTGGCCCAGACCGCGCTGCGTTCCAGTGGCCGGGGGCTGATCCTATTCGATGAGATCGAGGATGTGTTCGGGCGGGATCTGCCGATGTTTGCCATGGGCCGCAAGGAAGAGCATTCCAAGGCCTGGGTGAATCGCCTGCTGGAGTCTAATCCGGTGCCGGCGGTCTGGATCAGTAACAGCATCCGCATGCTGGACCCGGCCCACCTGCGGCGTTTTGATTTGGTGATGGAGGTCAAGGCGCCGCCCCAGGAACACCGGGAGCGGATCCTGCGCCGCTATTTTCGGGGCATGGGCGTTGATGGTGGCTGGCTGAAATCCGTGGCCGCGCGCCGGGATGTTTCGCCGGCTATCGCCGAACGGGCGGCGCGGGTGGCCCGGACCGTGGCGGCGGATGATCCCCAGCGCGCCCGGGCGGTGGCCGAGCAGGTCTTGACCGGGCAGCGGGGGGATAGGGCCAAGCACAAGCTTCGGCCGGCCAAGCCGCCCAAGGATTTTGATATGCAGTGCTTGAATACCCGCCCGGGGGTATCCGAGCTGCTGCGACTGATGCGGGGCGGCCAGGGTGGCCGACTCTGCTTCTGCGGCCCGCCGGGGACGGGTAAGACGGCCCTGGCCCAATACCTGGCTTATCGCCTGGGCCGGCCGGTGCTGGTCAAGCGGGCCTCGGATCTGCTGGGCAAGTATGTGGGCGAGAATGAGAAGAACCTGGCCAATGCCTTTGAGCAGGCGCGGCGGCAGAAGGCGGTGCTGGTGATGGATGAAGTGGACAGCTTTCTGCGCAGCCGGGCTGGGGCCCAGGCGGGCTGGGAAGTCAGTCAGGTGAATGAGCTGCTTACCCAGATGGAGGCCTTTGAAGGGTGGTTCGTGGCCACGACCAACTACATGGAGGCACTGGACACCGCCGCCTTGCGGCGCTTTGATGTGAAGGTGTCCTTTGATTACCTGCATCGCCAACAGGCCGAACGCCTGTTCCGTCGCACCTTGGGTGGGCGGCGTGGCCCGCTATCGCGCTCCATCAGCGAGCGTCTGGCTCGCCTGCGCCAGCTCACGCCGGGCGATTTTGCCGTGGCTCAACGGCAGGCCGGCCTGTTCGGGCGCGCCTTGACGGCTGACTCCCTGATGGCGGTGCTTGAGCGTGAAGTGGCTCACAAGCCGGGTGCGCAGGCGACCGGGATTGGGTTTCTAGCCACGGTGGAGTAG
- a CDS encoding PD-(D/E)XK nuclease family protein, whose product MTDTTTLAALAKAAEQLTVHPLFRQLGAYNRYRNIFHVLYPGEIYHTRFIAWLLDPNQGHGLGSRFLREFLLLARESADSWQGEAPGRKGLKGFWNEWELLDIDSWHLDDTIVLTESKIADKSNGDDSGLIADILLVNIYHEWSIAVEIKTGASYGVGQLKRYSHWASNYHLNSNKDPNYDKAIVLLDLDEQFEGESDGCTATTSHCPKGESGYFSPLGFEPIFGILKRILKQEAISDDISLIISQWIDSMEDADTSYRNVSEDLIPLRTQLRSAFRAEIDLLNAHASKYAPTEITFSEFPDRKTAEVEKKYALMRFYHQYGDTLELLAQSRTFEGAMESHSSLKTIDYVANRATLHIYPEVLTQFAITLSGYAWLTYELDHQDSDDNVHRRAPETSNDPGPGRLTLWLEVPESLSASENCKWWDFLESIITTRKKTERIQKPVQKKRENFLIKRWDGSDAHNTTFPPWLNDHIQEVTGIIKKHL is encoded by the coding sequence ATGACGGACACCACAACACTTGCCGCACTAGCGAAAGCTGCAGAGCAATTAACCGTACACCCACTATTCCGCCAGCTCGGCGCCTACAACCGTTACCGGAATATTTTCCATGTACTGTACCCGGGCGAGATCTATCACACCCGATTCATTGCCTGGCTTTTGGACCCCAATCAAGGCCATGGTCTGGGCTCGCGATTCCTGCGTGAGTTTCTTTTGCTAGCCCGCGAATCAGCCGATTCCTGGCAGGGAGAAGCGCCTGGTCGAAAAGGATTAAAGGGCTTCTGGAATGAATGGGAACTGCTCGACATCGACTCTTGGCATCTGGATGACACCATTGTTCTGACCGAGTCAAAAATTGCAGACAAATCAAACGGCGACGATTCCGGGCTTATCGCTGACATCCTTTTGGTCAACATCTACCACGAATGGTCCATCGCAGTTGAGATCAAAACGGGTGCAAGCTACGGTGTCGGACAGCTTAAGCGATACTCCCACTGGGCTTCGAATTACCACTTGAATTCCAATAAAGATCCGAATTACGACAAAGCCATCGTACTTCTCGATCTCGACGAGCAGTTTGAGGGTGAATCGGACGGTTGCACAGCCACTACCAGCCACTGCCCAAAGGGAGAATCCGGGTATTTTTCCCCATTGGGGTTTGAGCCAATCTTCGGAATACTGAAACGCATTCTAAAGCAGGAAGCAATCTCCGACGACATCTCCCTGATCATCAGCCAGTGGATTGACAGCATGGAAGATGCCGACACTTCCTATCGCAATGTTTCTGAGGACCTGATTCCCCTAAGGACTCAACTTCGCAGCGCGTTCCGAGCAGAGATTGATTTACTCAACGCCCACGCTTCGAAATATGCCCCGACAGAAATTACCTTCTCTGAATTCCCGGATAGAAAAACAGCAGAAGTAGAGAAAAAATACGCCTTGATGCGTTTCTACCACCAATACGGAGATACACTCGAACTGTTGGCGCAAAGCCGGACTTTTGAAGGTGCAATGGAAAGTCACTCGAGCCTCAAAACAATCGATTACGTCGCCAATCGCGCCACTCTCCACATATATCCTGAGGTTCTCACCCAGTTCGCAATAACGCTAAGCGGATATGCCTGGCTCACCTATGAGCTTGACCACCAGGATTCTGATGACAATGTCCACCGTCGGGCACCCGAAACATCTAATGATCCAGGGCCTGGCCGGCTTACGTTATGGCTAGAAGTGCCTGAATCGCTCAGCGCATCAGAGAATTGCAAGTGGTGGGACTTTCTAGAAAGCATCATCACAACAAGAAAGAAAACAGAACGAATCCAAAAGCCCGTGCAGAAGAAAAGAGAGAATTTCCTTATTAAACGCTGGGATGGCAGTGACGCTCATAACACAACCTTTCCTCCGTGGTTGAACGACCATATTCAAGAAGTGACGGGAATAATCAAAAAACACCTCTGA
- the dndE gene encoding DNA sulfur modification protein DndE, which produces MNTTIETVRLDQRCRNQLMTLKRRTKIENWNILCRWAFCMSLNEPTAIRKDVIGTELGVEMTWRTFGGEYADVYLGLLKQRCQNDGLPLTVDSVNEQLRGHIQRGVGYLLNATKDSGISEFVDLAKT; this is translated from the coding sequence ATGAATACGACGATCGAAACAGTTCGCCTGGACCAGCGCTGTCGGAATCAGCTGATGACGCTAAAGCGTCGGACAAAGATCGAGAATTGGAACATCCTTTGCCGCTGGGCATTTTGTATGTCTCTGAATGAGCCGACTGCGATTAGGAAGGACGTTATTGGGACGGAACTTGGGGTTGAGATGACCTGGCGAACTTTTGGCGGCGAATACGCGGATGTTTACCTAGGTTTGCTTAAGCAGCGGTGTCAGAATGATGGGTTGCCTCTAACCGTGGATTCAGTGAACGAACAGTTGCGAGGACATATCCAGCGGGGTGTAGGGTATTTGCTTAATGCAACTAAGGACAGTGGGATCTCGGAATTCGTCGATCTAGCGAAGACCTGA
- a CDS encoding restriction endonuclease encodes MAKRSQSIFVDMVYLPWWVGVIFGILFLIVGLVFVPALLEGQKFVGLFTVHVQWFVYFLAFLSFLSATVSVGRSWWQGKLFYKMKGGQPVESLSWRDFEQMLAGAFREQGYLVADNPPGPDEGIDLRLRKGREKIYVQAKHWHHKPVGVSVIREHHGVVTAAGVDAGIVVSSSGFTPDAKRFAKKAGVRLIGPVELRRWFTGQSPKSEPQNTAGIERRSKEAAAPDCPACKTPMVARTARRSPNAGQQFWGCPNFPNCRQTRPFN; translated from the coding sequence ATGGCCAAGCGCTCCCAATCCATCTTTGTCGACATGGTGTATCTGCCCTGGTGGGTCGGGGTCATTTTCGGCATTCTTTTTTTAATCGTTGGCTTGGTTTTTGTGCCGGCTTTGCTTGAAGGGCAAAAGTTCGTCGGACTATTCACCGTCCATGTGCAGTGGTTCGTCTACTTCCTCGCCTTCCTCAGTTTTCTTTCGGCCACCGTCAGCGTGGGCCGCAGTTGGTGGCAGGGTAAGCTCTTCTACAAAATGAAGGGCGGCCAGCCCGTGGAGAGCCTGAGTTGGCGTGACTTTGAGCAGATGCTGGCCGGGGCTTTCCGAGAACAAGGCTACTTGGTGGCCGACAATCCCCCCGGCCCGGACGAGGGCATCGACCTCAGGCTCCGAAAAGGGCGGGAGAAAATCTACGTCCAGGCCAAACACTGGCATCACAAGCCGGTGGGTGTCAGCGTCATCCGCGAACATCACGGGGTTGTCACTGCCGCCGGCGTCGACGCCGGCATTGTAGTCTCCAGCAGCGGCTTCACCCCCGATGCCAAGCGTTTCGCCAAAAAGGCGGGCGTCCGCCTGATCGGCCCGGTGGAATTGCGCCGATGGTTCACCGGACAATCCCCCAAAAGCGAGCCCCAAAACACCGCAGGCATCGAACGCCGCTCCAAAGAAGCCGCCGCCCCGGATTGCCCCGCCTGCAAAACCCCCATGGTTGCCCGCACCGCCCGCCGTAGCCCCAATGCCGGACAGCAATTCTGGGGCTGCCCCAACTTCCCCAACTGCCGACAGACCCGCCCGTTCAACTAG
- a CDS encoding class I SAM-dependent methyltransferase, which produces MSGNDPIDWYNQHGKEVAEGYERLDFAVVHNWLLYLLPEDRNATILDIGAGSGRDAAWLAERGHEVVAVEPSDTLLEEADRRHPHPRIRWLKDQLPGLAQTQRLGLQFDFILLSAVWMHVPPDERPHAFRQLVRTLKPGGRLALTLRHGPADAARGFHHVSIDEAVDLASKHNITIESLETNIPDVAGRRDATWSNILLNPEILHKR; this is translated from the coding sequence ATGAGTGGAAACGACCCAATCGACTGGTACAACCAACACGGCAAGGAAGTAGCCGAAGGCTACGAGCGCCTAGACTTCGCCGTAGTCCACAATTGGCTGCTCTACCTGCTACCAGAAGACCGAAACGCCACGATCCTGGACATCGGCGCAGGATCCGGCCGCGACGCCGCCTGGCTGGCAGAGCGCGGTCATGAAGTCGTCGCCGTCGAACCCAGCGACACCCTGCTCGAGGAAGCCGACCGCCGCCACCCCCACCCCAGAATCCGCTGGCTAAAGGACCAACTACCCGGCCTGGCCCAGACCCAGCGCCTGGGACTGCAATTCGACTTCATTCTCCTGAGCGCGGTCTGGATGCACGTCCCGCCGGACGAGCGCCCGCACGCTTTTCGGCAACTTGTCCGTACGCTAAAACCCGGCGGACGGCTTGCGCTCACCCTACGCCACGGGCCAGCCGACGCTGCCAGAGGTTTTCACCATGTTTCAATTGACGAGGCCGTGGATCTGGCGAGCAAACACAACATAACGATAGAATCATTGGAGACCAACATTCCAGACGTAGCCGGCAGACGGGACGCGACCTGGAGCAACATTCTCCTAAATCCAGAAATTCTGCATAAGCGCTAA
- a CDS encoding DUF2157 domain-containing protein: MKISKRDLEAAAAEGRIESGQVEGLWAFLSDRQAHGPGFRAAHILYYLGGLVAIGAVSLFITLAWDAWSGWPMLLLGLGMAGVGVGLTERFRAQGLRLPSGVTITFAVATVPLIVYSFQQLIGVWEGDRLVTDYHRYIDWRWFYMELATLAAAAIAFWRYREPFVLLLVAVTLWYLSMDLVRLIEVDGGSWSDYYDLRRMVTLYIGILTVGLAFWVDLRSSHSQRDYAFWLYLVGVLMFWCGMTFTSSDSELAKFVYMLINLTMIFVGAALRRRVFAVFGGLGVAVYLGHLSRFFQDSLLFPVALAAIGLLIIYAGILWQKHEARLQAWLFARMPAPLRALLDHG, translated from the coding sequence ATGAAGATATCCAAGCGGGATCTGGAAGCGGCGGCGGCCGAGGGGCGGATTGAGTCGGGGCAGGTGGAGGGGCTTTGGGCCTTTCTGTCGGATCGGCAGGCGCATGGACCGGGTTTTCGGGCGGCGCATATTCTTTATTACCTCGGTGGTTTGGTGGCCATTGGGGCGGTGAGTTTGTTTATTACCTTGGCCTGGGATGCCTGGTCGGGTTGGCCCATGCTGTTGCTTGGCCTGGGGATGGCTGGGGTTGGGGTGGGGTTGACTGAACGGTTTCGGGCTCAGGGGCTGCGCCTGCCGTCGGGGGTGACAATTACCTTTGCGGTGGCGACGGTGCCGTTGATTGTTTATTCCTTCCAGCAATTGATCGGTGTCTGGGAGGGGGATCGTTTGGTGACGGATTATCACCGTTATATCGATTGGCGCTGGTTCTATATGGAGCTGGCTACGCTGGCGGCGGCTGCTATTGCGTTCTGGCGTTACCGGGAGCCTTTTGTACTCCTGTTGGTGGCGGTGACGCTGTGGTATCTGAGTATGGATCTGGTACGGCTGATTGAGGTGGACGGGGGGAGCTGGTCGGATTACTACGATCTGCGGCGGATGGTCACGCTGTACATAGGAATTCTGACCGTTGGCCTGGCCTTTTGGGTGGATCTACGAAGTAGCCACAGCCAGCGGGATTATGCTTTTTGGCTTTATCTGGTGGGCGTGTTGATGTTCTGGTGTGGGATGACATTCACCAGCTCGGACAGTGAGCTGGCGAAGTTTGTCTACATGCTGATCAATCTGACAATGATCTTTGTTGGCGCCGCCTTGCGCCGTCGGGTGTTTGCCGTGTTTGGGGGACTGGGTGTGGCGGTCTACCTGGGCCATCTTTCCCGGTTTTTCCAGGATAGTCTGCTGTTTCCAGTGGCGTTGGCTGCGATTGGCCTGCTGATTATCTATGCCGGTATTCTCTGGCAGAAGCACGAGGCCAGGCTCCAGGCTTGGCTGTTCGCGCGCATGCCGGCGCCGCTGCGCGCATTGCTCGATCACGGTTGA
- a CDS encoding DUF2779 domain-containing protein, protein MSARKAKNSRISKSRFISGTQCPLRLWYDIHARHLAAPPDEGLEAVFATGHAVGELAQKRWSGGVLVDGPYWEVERAIERTQALMADLSVPAIYEAAIEHRGVLTRVDILARAPEGGWDLVEVKSSTRVKEPFDTDVALQYWILRGAGLDVRRAGVLVLNRDYVYPGGEYDLDQLFHFEDLTADSEHRLGEIEAQVFAFQEVVASEEPEVEIGDHCFTPYDCPYYGHCSRDVEFSEQPIDWLPRLGKKRDELRAIGAESIDEIPDGFPLSNVQERVRRCVASGEAWVSPALGRALERVEWPLYFLDFEAAMPALPRWPGTSPYGTVPFQFSCHSQARPDAELEHSEFLATSDDDPREALARALLECLGEQGSIIVYSSYESRVLGLLADAVPALRGELLALRDRLCDLLPVVRDHYCHPGFRGSYSIKAVLPVLAPGMDYGDLEVADGQAAARSWLQMLDCADAAERERLENALRVYCRQDSLAMVRIREALLRVVGR, encoded by the coding sequence ATGAGTGCTAGGAAGGCAAAAAACTCTAGGATCTCAAAGTCCCGATTCATCTCGGGAACCCAGTGCCCCCTGCGCCTCTGGTATGACATCCATGCCCGGCATCTTGCGGCGCCGCCGGATGAGGGCTTGGAGGCGGTTTTCGCGACGGGGCATGCGGTGGGTGAGTTGGCGCAGAAGCGTTGGTCTGGCGGTGTGCTGGTTGATGGGCCGTATTGGGAGGTTGAGCGGGCGATTGAGCGTACTCAGGCGTTGATGGCGGATCTGTCGGTGCCAGCGATCTATGAGGCGGCGATCGAGCATCGCGGGGTGCTGACGCGGGTGGATATTCTAGCGCGGGCGCCGGAGGGTGGCTGGGATCTGGTGGAGGTGAAGTCCTCAACTCGGGTGAAGGAACCTTTCGATACGGATGTGGCACTTCAGTACTGGATACTGCGTGGGGCCGGGCTGGATGTGCGGCGCGCGGGGGTGTTGGTGCTGAATCGGGATTATGTGTATCCCGGTGGGGAATACGACCTGGATCAACTGTTTCATTTTGAAGATCTGACAGCGGACAGTGAGCATCGCTTAGGGGAGATTGAAGCGCAGGTGTTTGCTTTCCAGGAAGTGGTGGCCAGCGAGGAGCCGGAAGTCGAGATTGGGGATCATTGTTTTACCCCCTATGACTGCCCCTATTACGGCCACTGCAGTCGTGATGTGGAATTTTCCGAGCAACCCATTGACTGGCTGCCTCGGCTTGGGAAAAAGCGGGATGAGTTGAGGGCGATTGGGGCGGAGTCGATTGACGAGATTCCGGATGGCTTTCCTTTGAGTAACGTTCAGGAGCGGGTGAGGCGCTGCGTTGCCTCTGGTGAGGCTTGGGTTTCTCCGGCGTTGGGGCGGGCTCTTGAACGGGTGGAATGGCCGTTGTACTTCCTGGATTTCGAGGCGGCCATGCCGGCACTTCCTCGATGGCCGGGGACGAGCCCTTACGGGACCGTCCCGTTTCAGTTTTCCTGTCACAGTCAGGCCAGGCCCGATGCGGAGCTGGAGCATTCCGAGTTTCTGGCCACCAGCGATGATGATCCCCGCGAGGCCCTGGCCCGGGCCTTGCTGGAGTGCCTTGGGGAGCAGGGGTCGATCATTGTCTATTCCTCGTATGAATCGCGTGTCCTGGGCTTGCTGGCTGATGCCGTGCCCGCGCTGCGGGGGGAGCTGCTGGCCTTGCGGGACAGGCTTTGTGACCTTTTACCGGTGGTTCGGGATCATTACTGCCATCCCGGGTTTCGGGGTTCTTACTCGATCAAGGCCGTACTGCCGGTGCTTGCCCCCGGGATGGATTACGGCGATCTGGAAGTGGCGGATGGTCAGGCGGCGGCCCGGAGCTGGCTACAGATGCTCGATTGTGCGGATGCAGCAGAGAGAGAGCGCCTGGAGAACGCGCTCAGGGTGTATTGCCGGCAGGATTCCTTGGCCATGGTTCGAATCCGGGAGGCGTTGTTGAGGGTGGTTGGGCGCTGA
- a CDS encoding HNH endonuclease domain-containing protein, with product MFNFLPKSTTLDVACLSRLFEHKTTSYKLLFFGALLSLLEKESERKTWKGKYSYRSICIEMLIDAWYPHRFFALSFGLQDKVGSILEKIEFPTDENACKAQNARDLRAQIEYQFEAIQAKSLLRYAPYRLLTPFFTKELSGTRDSARRMRINELADQRFFTPTPPLYRICQIEQTIHLHPYWMAYLTQHLPIIKSWHQHHWASFLQSRNPNVPAVITKATKPSFRRSLTKQKAFWEKILGHTEIYCVYSGKLLTKENYALDHFLPWSFVGHDQLWNLIPSDPTQNSIKGSKLPCRHDIQKFIETQHHALTTSYALLKKTEWKIAIESYRTDLKLAPCDIIDKTELTNAYNQQLDPMISLAENMGFVKRR from the coding sequence ATGTTCAACTTCCTGCCGAAATCGACCACTCTAGATGTAGCCTGCCTATCACGGCTATTTGAACACAAGACCACCTCTTACAAACTGCTCTTTTTTGGTGCACTCTTGTCTCTTCTGGAGAAAGAAAGTGAACGCAAAACCTGGAAAGGAAAATACAGCTACCGATCGATCTGCATTGAGATGCTTATCGACGCCTGGTACCCACATCGTTTCTTTGCACTATCCTTTGGCTTGCAAGATAAAGTTGGATCTATTTTAGAAAAAATTGAGTTCCCTACCGATGAGAATGCGTGTAAAGCGCAAAACGCCCGAGACCTAAGAGCACAAATCGAATATCAGTTCGAAGCAATCCAGGCAAAATCACTGCTTAGATATGCCCCCTACCGTTTGTTAACGCCGTTCTTCACAAAAGAACTGAGCGGAACCCGAGATTCAGCTCGACGAATGCGAATAAACGAGCTCGCTGACCAACGCTTCTTTACACCAACTCCACCGCTATACCGTATTTGCCAAATCGAGCAAACCATACACCTCCATCCCTATTGGATGGCTTACTTAACCCAACACTTGCCCATCATAAAGAGCTGGCATCAGCATCACTGGGCTTCCTTCCTTCAATCACGAAATCCGAACGTCCCTGCTGTTATAACAAAGGCTACAAAACCCTCTTTCCGGCGATCTCTGACCAAACAGAAAGCCTTTTGGGAAAAAATCTTAGGTCACACAGAAATTTATTGCGTTTACAGCGGAAAACTACTAACCAAAGAGAACTACGCTCTAGACCACTTTCTTCCCTGGTCATTTGTCGGTCATGATCAACTATGGAATCTCATCCCTTCTGACCCAACACAGAACTCGATCAAAGGATCCAAATTACCTTGCCGTCATGACATCCAGAAATTCATTGAGACACAGCATCACGCTCTTACCACGAGCTACGCACTGCTTAAAAAAACGGAGTGGAAAATAGCTATAGAATCATATCGGACCGACTTAAAGCTCGCCCCATGCGACATAATCGATAAAACCGAGCTTACAAACGCCTATAATCAGCAATTAGACCCTATGATCTCGCTAGCCGAAAACATGGGATTTGTTAAACGTAGGTAA